In a genomic window of Xylophilus rhododendri:
- a CDS encoding helicase-related protein, with protein MISDSSQDPIQAQAHSEQPSAEALAEQVRELNALLARSQATLVKTENAVAFSVKGEVTVDGHRVEYSLIPAEGVLSQLGRWVKLAPHRQVALLASRLHERSAADFEREVTGFVMNALRRASAAGVETGAYCWDALLRPRERAEIAFQLALDRIDAAAVQRKATHAADRTRESINLAQFPETFKTAAGMRRKIIALLGPTNSGKTHEAMVALQKAKSGVYLAPLRLLALENYERLRALGVPVSLITGEERRVQEGATHVASTVEMVDVQTPVEVAVIDEIQMLGDADRGAAWTAAVCGVPAQTVYLVGSAATRAAIESLAKRLGCECEVHELQRKSKLAMGEKPLESLRQLQTGDAVIAFSRREVLQLAEQVSQAGFSVATIYGNLSPEVRQAQAEAFRAGQAQVVVATDAIGMGLNLPIARVVFTTATKYDGTEDGPIPAWLVQQIGGRAGRFGLAETGTVLGLGGPVHKSIRKLLAAPLEPVPRTGFYVAPSLEHLSQISRVTGETRLLELLALFRRNIDVNDVFFVPTSLTEQSDRARWLDGMKMSLEERFLFSLVPLATRIPKFQELLWSWARAVEKKLPSRIQALGLREGRSSLQDAEDACRIYSAYAWLSYRMPLLFPEGQAAVEMAVEASAFVNGLLKRQNRGGKQHRKPGIPALKR; from the coding sequence GTGATCTCCGACTCGTCCCAAGACCCAATCCAAGCTCAAGCCCACTCCGAACAGCCCAGCGCCGAAGCGCTGGCCGAACAGGTCCGTGAACTCAACGCGCTGCTGGCGCGCAGCCAGGCCACGCTGGTCAAGACCGAGAACGCGGTGGCCTTCAGCGTCAAGGGCGAGGTCACCGTCGACGGGCACCGGGTCGAGTATTCGCTGATCCCCGCCGAGGGCGTGCTCTCGCAGCTCGGCCGCTGGGTGAAGCTGGCGCCGCACCGCCAGGTGGCCCTGCTGGCCTCGCGCTTGCACGAACGCAGCGCCGCCGACTTCGAACGCGAGGTTACCGGCTTCGTGATGAACGCGCTGCGCCGCGCCTCCGCCGCCGGCGTGGAGACCGGCGCCTACTGCTGGGACGCCCTGCTGCGTCCGCGCGAGCGGGCCGAGATCGCCTTCCAGCTGGCACTCGACCGCATCGACGCCGCCGCCGTGCAGCGCAAGGCCACGCATGCCGCCGACCGCACCCGCGAGTCGATCAACCTGGCGCAGTTCCCCGAGACCTTCAAGACCGCCGCCGGCATGCGGCGCAAGATCATCGCCCTGCTCGGCCCCACCAATTCGGGCAAGACGCACGAGGCCATGGTGGCGCTGCAGAAGGCCAAGTCCGGCGTGTACCTGGCCCCGCTGCGCCTGCTGGCCCTGGAAAACTACGAACGCCTGCGCGCCCTGGGTGTACCGGTCAGCCTGATCACCGGCGAGGAACGCCGGGTGCAGGAAGGCGCCACCCACGTGGCCAGCACCGTCGAGATGGTCGACGTGCAGACGCCGGTGGAAGTGGCCGTGATCGACGAGATCCAGATGCTGGGCGATGCCGACCGCGGCGCCGCCTGGACCGCCGCCGTCTGCGGCGTGCCGGCCCAGACCGTCTACCTGGTCGGCTCGGCCGCCACCCGCGCCGCCATCGAATCCCTGGCCAAGCGCCTGGGCTGCGAATGCGAGGTGCACGAGCTGCAGCGCAAATCCAAGCTCGCCATGGGCGAGAAGCCGCTCGAATCGCTGCGCCAGCTGCAAACCGGCGACGCGGTGATCGCCTTCTCGCGCCGCGAGGTGCTGCAGCTGGCCGAGCAGGTCTCGCAGGCCGGTTTCTCGGTGGCGACCATTTACGGCAACCTCTCGCCCGAAGTGCGCCAGGCGCAGGCCGAGGCCTTCCGCGCCGGCCAGGCGCAGGTCGTCGTGGCCACCGACGCCATCGGCATGGGCCTGAACCTGCCGATCGCGCGTGTGGTCTTCACCACCGCCACCAAGTACGACGGCACCGAGGACGGCCCCATCCCCGCCTGGCTGGTGCAGCAGATCGGCGGCCGCGCCGGCCGTTTCGGCCTGGCGGAAACCGGCACCGTGCTGGGCCTGGGCGGGCCGGTGCACAAGTCGATCCGCAAGCTGCTGGCCGCGCCGCTGGAGCCGGTGCCGCGCACCGGTTTCTACGTGGCGCCTTCGCTGGAGCACCTGAGCCAGATCTCGCGGGTGACCGGCGAGACCCGCCTGCTGGAACTGCTGGCCCTGTTCCGCCGCAACATCGACGTGAACGACGTGTTCTTCGTGCCCACCTCGCTGACCGAGCAGTCCGACCGCGCCCGCTGGCTGGACGGCATGAAGATGTCGCTGGAAGAGCGTTTCCTGTTCTCCCTGGTGCCGCTGGCCACCCGCATCCCCAAGTTCCAGGAACTGCTGTGGAGCTGGGCGCGGGCGGTGGAAAAGAAGCTGCCCTCGCGCATCCAGGCCCTGGGCCTGCGCGAAGGCCGCTCCTCGCTGCAGGACGCCGAGGATGCCTGCCGCATCTACTCGGCCTACGCCTGGCTGTCCTACCGCATGCCGCTGCTCTTCCCCGAGGGGCAGGCGGCGGTGGAGATGGCGGTGGAGGCCTCGGCCTTCGTCAACGGCCTGCTCAAGCGCCAGAACCGGGGCGGCAAGCAGCACCGCAAACCGGGCATTCCGGCCCTGAAGCGCTGA
- a CDS encoding TonB-dependent receptor, whose product MNRTSPAQFVRTPIATLARQIVGFGMLAAAAGAGAQTVDTKIQLKDTNVSEQAEAIGGLQKTYSGGQLARGGDLGILGKTDLMNVPFSTTNYTSELIENQQGLTVSDVVMNDASVRTLQARGGYGDDYQIRGYSVGSRDVSMNGLYGLSPATRMPLEMIERVEVLKGPGSLTNGVGPNGSVGGSINVVTKRASDIPLTRLTTTYMGKAQFGTHLDVGRRFGEDNQWGIRANGVWRNGEGNIDGGRQRVGLGSLGLDYAGARLRASVDLLYSEGKTVGFRPQGAFLAGITQVPAVPDNRTSFYPGAVLNDKAKTVITRAEYDLNDRTTVYGSIGYSDTTSEQNFPTAAQRINSAGNFTVRNGYYDEYNKTTSADAGIRTKFDTGSVGHTVVLAANSMQRETGYFYQLTSTAVASNIYNPAPLPAIDFARGTPTKSADLEQYSVALADTLSFWDNRVLATIGLRQQTINQKSVNGSTPYKADSITPLVGLVWKADRNTSVYFNHTAGLTAGGVAGAGLTNQGQVFAPQKSKQNEIGIKKDWGTLITQAAVFELKKPSAITENNIYTFGGEQRNRGLELTAYGEVQRGLRLMASATFLDAKLTRTAGGTNQGKDAPGVPDSTYNVGLDWDTPWVPGLSLNGRVINTSSMYYDSANLLKMPSWTRVDLGARYATNIAGKKVVFRANLENVADKGYWVVASGYVTVGAPRTLMLSAAIDF is encoded by the coding sequence ATGAATCGCACTTCCCCTGCCCAGTTCGTCCGCACGCCCATCGCCACGCTGGCCCGCCAGATCGTCGGTTTCGGCATGCTGGCCGCGGCCGCCGGCGCTGGCGCCCAGACCGTCGATACGAAGATCCAGCTGAAGGACACCAATGTGTCCGAACAGGCGGAGGCCATCGGCGGGCTGCAGAAGACCTACTCGGGCGGCCAGCTGGCGCGCGGCGGCGACCTGGGCATCCTGGGCAAGACCGACCTGATGAACGTGCCCTTCAGCACCACCAACTACACCTCGGAGCTGATCGAGAACCAGCAGGGCCTGACCGTCTCCGACGTGGTGATGAACGACGCCTCGGTGCGCACCCTGCAGGCACGCGGCGGCTACGGCGACGACTACCAGATCCGCGGCTATTCCGTGGGCTCGCGCGACGTCTCCATGAACGGCCTGTACGGCCTGTCCCCGGCCACCCGCATGCCGCTGGAGATGATCGAGCGCGTGGAAGTGTTGAAGGGCCCCGGCTCGCTGACCAACGGCGTAGGCCCCAACGGCAGCGTGGGCGGCAGCATCAATGTGGTGACCAAGCGCGCCAGCGACATCCCGCTGACCCGCCTGACCACCACCTACATGGGCAAGGCCCAGTTCGGTACCCACCTCGACGTGGGCCGGCGCTTCGGCGAGGACAACCAGTGGGGCATCCGCGCCAACGGCGTGTGGCGCAACGGCGAAGGCAATATCGACGGCGGCCGCCAGCGCGTGGGCCTGGGCTCGCTGGGCCTGGACTATGCCGGCGCGCGGCTGCGCGCCTCGGTCGACCTGCTCTACAGCGAAGGCAAGACCGTCGGTTTCCGTCCCCAGGGCGCCTTCCTGGCAGGCATCACCCAGGTGCCGGCCGTGCCCGACAACCGCACCAGCTTCTATCCCGGCGCCGTGCTGAACGACAAGGCCAAGACCGTCATCACCCGCGCCGAATACGACCTCAACGATCGCACCACCGTCTACGGCAGCATCGGCTACAGCGACACCACCAGCGAGCAGAACTTCCCGACCGCGGCGCAGCGCATCAACTCGGCCGGCAACTTCACCGTGCGCAACGGCTACTACGACGAGTACAACAAGACCACCTCGGCCGATGCGGGCATCCGCACCAAGTTCGACACCGGCAGCGTCGGCCACACCGTGGTGCTGGCCGCCAACAGCATGCAGCGCGAGACCGGCTACTTCTACCAGCTGACCAGCACCGCCGTCGCCTCCAACATCTACAACCCGGCGCCGCTGCCGGCGATCGACTTCGCGCGCGGCACGCCGACCAAGAGCGCGGACCTGGAGCAGTACAGCGTCGCCCTGGCCGACACCCTGTCCTTCTGGGATAACCGCGTGCTGGCCACGATCGGCCTGCGCCAGCAGACCATCAACCAGAAGAGCGTCAACGGCTCCACGCCCTACAAGGCCGACAGCATCACGCCGCTGGTCGGCCTGGTGTGGAAGGCCGACCGCAACACCTCGGTCTACTTCAACCACACCGCCGGCCTGACCGCGGGCGGCGTGGCCGGCGCGGGCCTCACCAACCAGGGCCAGGTTTTCGCGCCGCAGAAGTCCAAGCAGAACGAGATCGGCATCAAGAAGGACTGGGGCACGCTGATCACCCAGGCCGCCGTCTTCGAACTGAAGAAGCCCAGCGCCATCACCGAGAACAACATCTACACCTTCGGCGGCGAACAGCGCAACCGCGGCCTGGAGCTGACCGCCTACGGCGAAGTGCAGCGCGGCCTGCGCCTGATGGCCAGCGCCACCTTTCTCGACGCCAAGCTCACCCGCACCGCCGGCGGCACCAACCAGGGCAAGGACGCACCGGGCGTTCCGGACAGCACCTACAACGTGGGCCTGGACTGGGACACCCCCTGGGTGCCGGGCCTGAGCCTGAACGGCCGGGTGATCAACACCTCGTCGATGTACTACGACTCGGCCAACCTGCTGAAGATGCCTTCCTGGACCCGCGTGGACCTGGGCGCGCGCTACGCGACCAACATCGCAGGCAAGAAGGTGGTGTTCCGCGCCAACCTGGAGAACGTGGCCGACAAGGGCTACTGGGTGGTCGCCAGCGGCTACGTGACCGTGGGCGCCCCGCGCACGCTGATGCTGTCGGCCGCGATCGACTTCTAA
- a CDS encoding M14 family metallopeptidase encodes MTVLLDLTMARTLDVWVDELLARPRSDGVVEAWLFEGTAARRAAEARLAEAGIEARFFSAYKPLVFHFLEQVEMQGLRRVKVAYPLHASAPARRFSLEAYPLADLLADIAFELLPQAAPSDQLFYEVELEWQDGSRRQDRVFAPNRVHRDAIGETQLSPTAWLDGQARDCDYAQVFERAMTCVMQFPWPATEPYFERLDLRIDMPGIHHAPVQETGWIDSHEALHEDLYFSLLEVFQQRSGRPTGDRRLQPGQIVPDVRGSEDGSVRLRVAAVPYPVPEPEPDVDDGTPLEATAAALPAGRVASLLAAFEGERFEATSRQGRAVRGVYRRGSATPVLISGGQHANETSGVVGALRAAQVLAAQPGSHFALIPLENPDGYALQRELCRQGPRHMQHAARYTAMGDDLEYRDQPPFYEREARHQALALSGAPLHINLHGYPAHEWTRPLSGYIPRGFDLWTVPKGFFLVVRHHAGWGERARALTEAVCLALTEVPGLPAFNERQRAAYRTHAGELGFEIIHGTACTVSEVNRPGAPITLVTEFPDETVYGEPFRLAHETQTATVLAAVRALQDLKL; translated from the coding sequence ATGACGGTATTGCTGGACCTGACGATGGCCCGCACGCTGGACGTGTGGGTGGATGAATTGCTGGCGCGGCCGCGCTCCGATGGGGTGGTCGAAGCCTGGCTGTTCGAAGGCACGGCCGCGCGGCGTGCGGCCGAGGCTCGGCTGGCTGAAGCGGGCATCGAGGCGCGCTTCTTCAGCGCCTACAAGCCGCTGGTCTTCCATTTCCTGGAACAGGTGGAGATGCAGGGGCTGCGGCGCGTGAAGGTGGCCTATCCCCTGCATGCGTCGGCACCGGCGAGGCGGTTTTCGCTGGAGGCCTATCCGCTGGCCGACCTGCTGGCCGACATCGCATTCGAGCTGCTGCCGCAGGCGGCGCCGAGCGATCAGCTCTTCTATGAAGTCGAACTGGAATGGCAGGACGGCAGCCGCAGGCAGGACCGCGTCTTCGCGCCCAACCGGGTGCACCGCGATGCCATCGGCGAGACCCAACTCTCGCCCACCGCCTGGCTCGACGGCCAGGCGCGCGACTGCGATTACGCCCAGGTCTTCGAACGCGCCATGACCTGCGTGATGCAGTTCCCCTGGCCCGCGACGGAACCGTATTTCGAACGCCTGGACCTGCGCATCGACATGCCCGGCATCCACCATGCCCCCGTGCAGGAAACCGGCTGGATCGACAGCCACGAAGCCCTGCACGAGGACCTGTATTTCTCCTTGCTGGAAGTCTTCCAGCAACGCAGCGGCCGGCCCACTGGCGACCGCCGGCTGCAGCCCGGCCAGATCGTGCCGGACGTGCGCGGCAGCGAAGACGGATCGGTCCGGCTGCGGGTGGCGGCAGTGCCCTATCCCGTGCCGGAGCCCGAGCCCGATGTGGACGACGGCACGCCCCTCGAAGCCACCGCCGCCGCGCTGCCGGCCGGCCGCGTGGCGAGTCTTCTCGCCGCCTTCGAAGGCGAACGTTTCGAGGCCACCAGCCGGCAGGGCAGGGCGGTGCGCGGCGTCTACCGCAGGGGCAGCGCCACGCCGGTGCTGATCAGCGGCGGCCAGCATGCCAACGAGACATCGGGCGTGGTCGGCGCCCTGCGTGCCGCGCAGGTGCTGGCCGCACAGCCCGGCAGCCACTTCGCCCTGATCCCCCTGGAGAACCCCGACGGCTATGCCCTGCAGCGCGAGCTGTGCCGGCAAGGCCCGCGCCACATGCAGCATGCCGCGCGCTACACCGCCATGGGCGACGACCTGGAATACCGCGACCAGCCGCCTTTCTACGAACGCGAGGCGCGCCACCAGGCGCTGGCACTGTCCGGCGCGCCGCTGCACATCAATCTGCACGGCTATCCGGCGCATGAATGGACCCGGCCGCTCAGCGGCTACATCCCGCGCGGCTTCGATTTGTGGACGGTGCCCAAGGGCTTCTTCCTGGTGGTACGCCACCACGCGGGCTGGGGCGAACGGGCACGCGCGCTGACCGAGGCCGTCTGCCTGGCGCTCACCGAGGTGCCCGGCCTGCCGGCCTTCAACGAGCGCCAGCGCGCCGCCTACCGCACGCATGCGGGTGAACTCGGCTTCGAGATCATCCACGGCACGGCCTGCACCGTCAGCGAGGTGAACCGGCCCGGCGCGCCGATCACGCTGGTGACCGAGTTCCCGGACGAGACGGTCTACGGCGAGCCCTTCCGCCTGGCCCATGAAACACAAACGGCGACCGTATTGGCCGCCGTCCGGGCTTTGCAGGACCTAAAGCTTTAG
- a CDS encoding ABC transporter permease yields MSSVVSPPVPRAVRWRHLRSLEFVVGVLLTGAMVALALLSPLIFPDQGTRMDLAARLLPPLAQWAHPMGTDPLGRDVLERVLLGGRISLFVGFVSVAGSVLLGVAVGLVAGYWRGFWDMFLMRCVDVQLALPFILIALTFISILGGGLGNIILFMILSQWVQYARLVRGLVLSLREREFVLAARSFGVRDLLMLRHHIVPHVLGPVVILMTLNVAENILLESSLTFLGLGVDPQIPTWGGMLADGRTYLQTAWWVSVIPGLAIMLTVLGLNLLGDWLRDRLDPLGRPS; encoded by the coding sequence ATGTCGTCTGTCGTTTCTCCCCCGGTGCCGCGCGCTGTGCGCTGGCGCCATCTGCGCTCGCTGGAATTCGTCGTGGGTGTGCTGCTGACCGGCGCCATGGTGGCGCTGGCGCTGCTGTCGCCGCTGATCTTTCCGGACCAGGGCACCCGCATGGACCTGGCCGCGCGCCTGCTGCCGCCGCTGGCCCAGTGGGCGCACCCGATGGGCACCGACCCGCTGGGCCGCGACGTGCTGGAGCGGGTGCTGCTGGGCGGGCGCATCTCGCTCTTCGTGGGCTTTGTTTCGGTGGCGGGCTCGGTGCTCCTGGGCGTGGCGGTCGGCCTGGTGGCCGGCTACTGGCGCGGCTTCTGGGACATGTTCCTGATGCGCTGCGTGGACGTGCAACTGGCCCTGCCCTTCATCCTGATCGCGCTGACCTTCATCTCCATCCTCGGCGGCGGGCTGGGCAACATCATCCTGTTCATGATCCTGTCGCAGTGGGTGCAGTACGCACGGCTGGTGCGCGGGCTGGTGCTGTCTCTGCGCGAGCGCGAATTCGTGCTGGCGGCCCGCTCCTTCGGCGTGCGCGACCTGCTGATGCTGCGCCACCACATCGTGCCGCATGTGCTGGGGCCGGTGGTGATCCTGATGACCCTCAACGTGGCCGAGAACATCCTGCTGGAGAGCAGCCTGACCTTCCTGGGCCTGGGCGTGGACCCGCAGATCCCTACCTGGGGCGGCATGCTGGCCGATGGCCGCACCTACCTGCAGACCGCCTGGTGGGTGAGTGTGATTCCCGGCCTGGCGATCATGCTGACGGTGCTGGGCCTGAACCTGCTGGGCGACTGGCTGCGCGACCGGCTCGATCCTTTGGGGAGGCCGTCATGA
- a CDS encoding ABC transporter permease → MTGFLIKRFLQAVFVVLVVTLFVSYAVRLSGDPAIMLAQGAGSVTEQDLQNIRTGLGLDRPFPVQYAEFVKGMLVGDFGRSFLGGTPVSRLIGDALPATLSLAGASLLLSLLISIPLGIQAAVHQGGPIDQAIRIGSLVGLSFPNFWLAIMLVLLLSIAFPVFPPSGWDGPISLVLPTLTMAIIFSATNIRLVRTAMLETLSAQYIMVARAKGLKNSVVLYQHALRNCAIPLITYIGLQFGKMIGGLVVVEKVFNWPGMGTLAFDAISARDYPVLQGSVTVLALLVVLANLLVDVAYGIVDPRIRNS, encoded by the coding sequence ATGACCGGTTTTCTCATCAAGCGTTTCCTGCAGGCCGTGTTCGTGGTGCTGGTGGTGACGCTCTTCGTCTCCTATGCGGTGCGCCTGTCGGGCGACCCGGCCATCATGCTGGCGCAGGGCGCCGGCAGCGTGACCGAGCAGGACCTGCAGAACATCCGCACCGGCCTGGGCCTGGACCGGCCCTTCCCGGTGCAGTACGCCGAGTTCGTCAAGGGCATGCTGGTGGGCGACTTCGGCCGCAGCTTCCTGGGCGGCACGCCGGTGTCGCGGCTGATCGGCGATGCGCTGCCGGCCACGCTCTCGCTGGCCGGCGCCTCGCTGCTGCTGTCGCTGCTGATCTCGATCCCGCTGGGCATCCAGGCGGCGGTGCACCAGGGCGGGCCCATCGACCAGGCGATCCGCATCGGCTCGCTGGTGGGGCTGTCCTTTCCCAACTTCTGGCTGGCGATCATGCTGGTGCTGCTGCTGTCGATCGCCTTCCCGGTCTTCCCGCCCTCGGGCTGGGACGGACCCATCAGCCTGGTGCTGCCCACGCTCACCATGGCCATCATCTTCTCGGCCACCAACATCCGGCTGGTGCGCACGGCGATGCTGGAGACGCTGTCGGCCCAGTACATCATGGTGGCGCGCGCCAAGGGCTTGAAGAACAGCGTGGTGCTCTACCAGCATGCGCTGCGCAACTGCGCCATCCCGCTCATCACCTACATCGGCCTGCAGTTCGGCAAGATGATCGGCGGCCTGGTGGTGGTGGAGAAGGTGTTCAACTGGCCCGGCATGGGCACGCTGGCCTTCGATGCGATCTCTGCGCGCGACTATCCGGTGCTGCAGGGCTCGGTCACCGTGCTGGCGCTGCTGGTGGTGCTGGCCAACCTGCTGGTGGACGTGGCCTACGGCATCGTCGATCCGCGTATCCGCAACAGCTAA
- a CDS encoding ABC transporter substrate-binding protein — MRTFQKTMISASLAIAALASPLAMTNARAAGTLTVALHQDPGNWDPIATFLVAWGAVGGQVFDGLIMRTPDMKLVPGLATKWEFLDKNSKIRFTLRPNVKFHNGEPFDAEAVKFTFDRLLGDEGKKGPQQSNYAAIDKVVVVNPLTVDMYLKSPDPVLLTKLAGYGAMIVPPKYIKEKGSEYFGMNPVGTGPFKFTEYKPKVSLSFARNPDYWGGAPKVDSLVYRFIAEPATQAAELQAGRVDVANQVPLAMLETLKKDPKLAVVSMDGPVALALRYNTSRGIMKDREVRKALIMAVDRDAIIKTILLGQAKPIASFQGELSFGYDPALKPLPFNPAQAKAMLAKAGVKPGTQVQLDFRGPDSNFREVSQAVAAYLQGVGIQVSLKPYETNVLLNDIIPNGKTGEMWQNQWGGWTFDYDNTAYSMYYTKQRWNPFDDDAKLNALLHTQRNSWDQAERQKTLREIGRYVADQALEMPLYSLNTVYGVNKRARNLALPADGRFRFVEATVE; from the coding sequence ATGCGGACCTTCCAGAAAACCATGATTTCGGCCAGCCTCGCCATCGCCGCGCTGGCCAGCCCCCTGGCCATGACGAACGCCCGGGCGGCCGGCACCCTCACCGTGGCCCTGCACCAGGACCCGGGCAACTGGGACCCGATCGCCACCTTCCTCGTGGCCTGGGGCGCGGTCGGCGGCCAGGTGTTCGACGGCCTGATCATGCGCACGCCCGACATGAAGCTGGTGCCCGGCCTGGCCACCAAATGGGAGTTCCTGGACAAGAACAGCAAGATCCGCTTCACCCTGCGGCCGAACGTCAAGTTCCACAACGGCGAGCCCTTCGATGCCGAGGCGGTGAAGTTCACCTTCGACCGCCTGCTGGGCGACGAAGGCAAGAAGGGCCCGCAGCAGTCCAACTACGCGGCCATCGACAAGGTGGTCGTCGTCAACCCGCTGACGGTGGACATGTACCTGAAGTCGCCCGACCCGGTGCTGCTGACCAAGCTCGCCGGCTACGGCGCCATGATCGTGCCGCCCAAGTACATCAAGGAAAAGGGCAGCGAGTACTTCGGCATGAACCCGGTCGGCACCGGCCCCTTCAAGTTCACCGAATACAAACCGAAGGTCAGCCTGAGCTTCGCCCGCAATCCCGACTACTGGGGCGGCGCGCCCAAGGTCGACAGCCTGGTCTACCGCTTCATCGCCGAGCCGGCCACCCAGGCCGCCGAGCTGCAGGCCGGCCGGGTGGACGTGGCCAACCAGGTGCCGCTGGCCATGCTGGAGACGCTGAAGAAGGACCCCAAGCTGGCGGTGGTCAGCATGGACGGCCCGGTCGCCCTGGCCCTGCGCTACAACACCTCGCGCGGCATCATGAAGGACCGCGAGGTGCGCAAGGCGCTCATCATGGCGGTGGACCGCGACGCCATCATCAAGACCATCCTGCTCGGCCAGGCCAAGCCCATCGCCAGCTTCCAGGGCGAACTCTCCTTCGGCTACGACCCGGCGCTGAAACCCCTGCCCTTCAACCCGGCGCAGGCCAAGGCCATGCTGGCCAAGGCGGGGGTGAAGCCCGGCACCCAGGTGCAGCTGGACTTCCGCGGCCCGGACAGCAATTTCCGCGAGGTCTCCCAGGCCGTGGCGGCCTACCTGCAGGGCGTGGGCATCCAGGTCTCGCTCAAGCCCTACGAGACCAATGTGCTGCTCAACGACATCATCCCCAACGGCAAGACCGGCGAGATGTGGCAGAACCAGTGGGGCGGCTGGACCTTCGACTACGACAACACCGCGTATTCGATGTACTACACCAAGCAGCGCTGGAACCCCTTCGACGACGACGCCAAGCTCAACGCCCTGCTGCACACCCAGCGCAACAGCTGGGACCAGGCCGAGCGCCAGAAGACCCTGCGCGAGATCGGCCGCTACGTGGCCGACCAGGCGCTGGAGATGCCGCTCTACAGCCTGAACACCGTCTACGGCGTGAACAAGCGCGCCAGGAACCTGGCGCTGCCGGCCGACGGGCGTTTCCGCTTCGTCGAAGCCACCGTCGAATAA
- a CDS encoding ABC transporter ATP-binding protein, whose product MPTAPDFPAPLLSVQGLSVEFDTPQGVFRAVDGLSFDVAPGRTLAIVGESGSGKSVTSMAILRLTDFARGRIAEGSMRFRPREGGEIDLAKATESTMLGIRGNEIAMIFQEPMTSLNPVFTVGHQITEALVLHQGLRSAEARKQALALLQKVRLADAERLLDAYPHQLSGGMRQRVMIAMALSCKPALLIADEPTTALDVTIQAQILNTIRELQRDTGTAVIFITHDMGVVAEMADDVVVMWRGRKVEQGTVEQIFNAPQHPYTQTLLAAVPRLGSLRGLPLPQREPLAVLEDGVRRLVGTTQVQDTARYEAPLLQVDRLTTRFDVKRDLLGRVTHRVHAVESVSLDIYPGETLALVGESGSGKSTIGKTLQQLVAPTSGSIRFDGRELSSLDAAGRLQLRQDIQYIFQDPYASLDPRKTVGFSIAEPIRTHRLLDGERAIEQRVAELLESVGLKPEHARRYPHEFSGGQRQRVCIARALGCNPRLIIADESVSALDVSIQAQIIDLLMQLQAERGLSYLFITHDMAVVEKISHRVAVMYLGQIVEMGTRQAVFESPAHAYTRKLLAAVPVAEPGRQKNLALIEGEIPSPMRRVGDEPELLRLVDVGTGHRAAVGA is encoded by the coding sequence TTGCCCACCGCTCCTGATTTCCCCGCCCCGCTGCTCTCCGTCCAGGGCCTGTCCGTCGAATTCGATACCCCGCAGGGCGTGTTCCGCGCCGTCGATGGCCTGAGCTTCGACGTGGCGCCCGGGCGCACCCTGGCCATCGTCGGCGAGTCCGGCTCCGGCAAGTCGGTCACCTCCATGGCCATCCTGCGGCTGACCGACTTCGCGCGCGGCCGCATCGCCGAGGGCTCGATGCGGTTCCGGCCGCGCGAGGGTGGCGAGATCGATCTGGCGAAAGCCACCGAATCCACCATGCTCGGCATCCGCGGCAACGAGATCGCCATGATCTTCCAGGAGCCGATGACCTCGCTGAACCCGGTGTTCACCGTGGGCCACCAGATCACCGAGGCGCTGGTGCTGCACCAGGGCCTGCGCTCGGCCGAGGCGCGCAAGCAGGCCCTGGCGCTGCTCCAGAAGGTGCGGCTGGCCGATGCCGAACGGCTGCTCGATGCCTATCCGCACCAGCTCTCGGGCGGCATGCGCCAGAGGGTGATGATCGCCATGGCCCTGTCCTGCAAGCCGGCACTGCTGATCGCCGACGAGCCGACCACGGCGCTGGACGTGACCATCCAGGCGCAGATCCTCAACACCATCCGGGAGCTGCAGCGCGACACCGGCACCGCCGTCATCTTCATCACCCACGACATGGGCGTGGTCGCCGAGATGGCCGACGACGTGGTGGTGATGTGGCGCGGCCGCAAGGTGGAACAGGGCACGGTCGAGCAGATCTTCAACGCGCCCCAGCACCCCTACACCCAGACCCTGCTGGCCGCCGTGCCGCGCCTGGGCAGCCTGCGCGGCCTGCCGCTGCCGCAACGCGAGCCCCTGGCGGTGCTGGAAGACGGCGTGCGCCGCCTGGTCGGCACCACGCAGGTGCAGGACACGGCGCGCTACGAGGCGCCGCTGCTGCAGGTCGACCGGCTCACCACCCGCTTCGACGTGAAGCGCGACCTGCTCGGCCGCGTCACCCACCGGGTGCATGCGGTGGAAAGCGTGAGCCTGGACATCTACCCGGGCGAGACGCTGGCGCTGGTCGGCGAATCGGGCAGCGGCAAGTCCACCATCGGCAAGACGCTGCAGCAGCTGGTGGCGCCCACCTCGGGCAGCATCCGCTTCGACGGGCGGGAACTCTCCTCGCTGGATGCCGCCGGGCGGCTGCAGCTGCGCCAGGACATCCAGTACATCTTCCAGGACCCTTACGCCTCGCTGGACCCGCGCAAGACGGTGGGCTTTTCCATCGCCGAGCCGATCCGCACCCACCGCCTGCTCGACGGCGAGCGCGCCATCGAACAGCGCGTGGCCGAGCTGCTGGAAAGCGTGGGCCTGAAGCCCGAGCACGCCCGGCGCTATCCCCACGAGTTCTCCGGCGGCCAGCGCCAGCGGGTGTGCATCGCCCGCGCGCTGGGCTGCAACCCGCGGCTCATCATCGCGGACGAGTCGGTGTCGGCGCTGGACGTCTCCATCCAGGCGCAGATCATCGACCTGCTGATGCAGCTGCAGGCCGAGCGCGGCCTGTCCTATCTGTTCATCACCCACGACATGGCGGTGGTCGAGAAGATCAGCCACCGCGTGGCGGTGATGTACCTGGGCCAGATCGTCGAGATGGGCACCCGCCAGGCGGTGTTCGAGTCGCCCGCCCATGCCTATACCAGGAAGCTGCTGGCGGCGGTGCCGGTGGCCGAGCCCGGCCGGCAGAAGAACCTGGCGCTGATCGAGGGCGAGATCCCGAGCCCGATGCGGCGCGTCGGCGACGAGCCCGAGTTGCTGCGGCTGGTCGATGTCGGCACCGGCCACCGGGCCGCCGTCGGCGCCTGA